A stretch of the Neptunomonas phycophila genome encodes the following:
- the ftsZ gene encoding cell division protein FtsZ, translating into MFNLLDSVPQSAVIKVIGVGGGGGNAVEHMVKSELDGVDFMCANTDAQALVNMSAHTVIQLGGETTKGLGAGANPDIGRQAAIEDRERIAEMLKGADMVFITAGMGGGTGTGAAPIVASVARDLGILTVAVVTKPFPFEGKKRMKIALEGIKELREHVDSLIIIPNEKLMQVMGRNCSLLNAFNTANDVLRGAVQGIADLIIRPGMINVDFADVRTVMSEMGMAMMGTGKSRGEDRATKAAEAAINSPLLEDVDLKGASGILVNITAGMDLSLGEFTEVGNIVEEYASDDATIVIGTVIDPDMVDDFVVTVVATGFDKRAEPVKPDNHQNSQRIDGQPKEQIELPSVLRRQKQEALLEPGEKRTVTKATDKDVDLLDIPTYLRRQAD; encoded by the coding sequence ATGTTTAACCTATTAGATAGTGTTCCACAGAGTGCAGTGATCAAAGTGATCGGTGTGGGTGGTGGTGGCGGTAACGCCGTCGAGCACATGGTCAAGAGTGAGCTGGATGGTGTGGACTTTATGTGCGCCAATACGGATGCACAAGCATTAGTGAATATGTCAGCGCATACAGTAATTCAGTTAGGTGGTGAAACGACCAAAGGCTTGGGGGCAGGCGCGAACCCAGATATAGGTCGTCAAGCTGCAATTGAAGATCGTGAACGTATTGCAGAAATGCTAAAAGGCGCTGATATGGTGTTTATCACGGCCGGTATGGGCGGTGGTACAGGTACTGGTGCCGCTCCCATTGTAGCGTCTGTTGCGCGTGATTTGGGTATACTGACAGTTGCTGTTGTTACCAAGCCTTTCCCGTTTGAAGGCAAGAAGCGCATGAAAATTGCGTTGGAAGGTATTAAAGAACTGCGTGAGCACGTTGATTCTCTCATCATTATTCCTAACGAAAAACTCATGCAGGTTATGGGGCGTAATTGCAGCTTGCTTAACGCGTTTAATACCGCGAATGATGTGTTACGAGGCGCTGTTCAAGGTATCGCCGACTTAATTATCCGCCCGGGTATGATCAACGTCGACTTTGCAGACGTGCGCACCGTGATGTCTGAAATGGGTATGGCGATGATGGGGACTGGTAAGTCCCGCGGTGAAGATCGCGCCACTAAAGCGGCCGAAGCGGCGATCAACAGTCCTTTGCTAGAAGATGTTGATTTGAAAGGGGCGAGCGGTATTTTGGTTAATATCACAGCCGGTATGGATCTAAGCTTAGGTGAGTTTACTGAAGTCGGTAATATCGTAGAAGAGTATGCATCGGATGACGCGACTATCGTTATTGGCACCGTGATTGATCCTGATATGGTTGATGATTTTGTCGTGACCGTTGTAGCAACAGGTTTTGATAAACGTGCTGAACCGGTAAAGCCAGATAACCATCAAAATAGTCAGCGTATTGATGGGCAGCCTAAAGAACAAATTGAACTTCCTTCTGTACTTCGTCGTCAAAAACAAGAGGCTCTACTTGAGCCAGGTGAGAAACGGACAGTGACGAAAGCAACGGATAAAGATGTCGATCTTTTGGATATTCCGACGTACCTTCGTCGTCAAGCTGATTAA
- the lpxC gene encoding UDP-3-O-acyl-N-acetylglucosamine deacetylase: MIKQRTLKNSIKATGIGLHTGQKVYLTLKPAPIDTGITFRRTDLTPAVDIEGFATNVVSTTLSTNLGEGDVRVATVEHLMSALAGLGIDNAVVELSAEEVPIMDGSAAPFVFLVQSAGIEEQDAPKKFIRIKKEVTFESEGKSATFKPYDGFKVGFKIEFEHPAFEGRNKETALEFSTTSFIREISRARTFGFMNDFEYLRSQNLALGGSLENAIVVDDYKILNDDGLRYDDEFVKHKVLDAVGDLYLLGKSLIGEYYGHKSGHYMNNMLLRELLNTPDAYEVVTFEGEESLDTAPVAYQQPALAI, encoded by the coding sequence ATGATTAAGCAACGTACCCTTAAAAACAGCATTAAGGCGACAGGTATTGGCCTGCATACTGGTCAAAAAGTCTATTTGACATTAAAACCTGCTCCTATCGATACGGGTATTACATTTCGACGCACTGACTTAACCCCAGCTGTGGATATCGAAGGCTTTGCTACTAATGTAGTGAGCACGACTTTATCGACTAACTTGGGTGAGGGTGATGTGCGCGTTGCTACCGTCGAGCACTTGATGTCTGCGTTGGCAGGTCTTGGTATTGATAATGCTGTGGTTGAATTGAGTGCTGAAGAAGTGCCTATCATGGACGGCAGTGCAGCACCTTTTGTTTTTTTAGTGCAGTCTGCTGGCATTGAAGAACAAGATGCGCCTAAAAAGTTTATCCGCATTAAAAAAGAAGTCACGTTCGAGTCTGAAGGTAAAAGCGCAACATTCAAACCTTATGATGGTTTTAAAGTTGGTTTTAAAATCGAATTTGAGCACCCTGCATTTGAAGGGCGCAACAAAGAGACGGCCTTAGAGTTCTCTACCACTTCTTTTATTCGCGAGATAAGCCGGGCTCGTACATTCGGCTTTATGAATGACTTTGAATATTTACGTTCTCAAAATCTCGCTTTAGGCGGAAGCTTAGAAAATGCGATCGTTGTTGATGATTATAAAATCCTAAACGATGACGGCCTGCGTTATGATGATGAATTTGTAAAACACAAGGTATTAGATGCCGTTGGTGATTTGTATTTGCTGGGTAAAAGCTTAATCGGTGAGTACTATGGCCATAAATCAGGCCATTATATGAATAACATGCTCCTTAGAGAGTTGCTGAATACGCCAGACGCGTATGAAGTTGTGACTTTTGAAGGAGAAGAATCTCTAGACACGGCTCCTGTTGCTTATCAGCAACCAGCGCTCGCTATCTAA